The following are encoded in a window of Roseimaritima ulvae genomic DNA:
- a CDS encoding HD-GYP domain-containing protein, translating to MTTATSSSFIPISVSTLVPSLTFGLNLFQSGEQQDRPVLYRGQDYPLTNVDLQRLRDRGVSLLYIEQQDRERYQHYLRELAFESADDPEVSSSVRAQALSSVVRDVLASAFDGQDNSATVAAATQLGSATAEIICEDSFAAKDMSRVLSHDYATFTHSTNVAMYAGILAKELGHDQATIQLITTGGLLHDLGKLEIDERILCKPGRLDEGEFREVKRHPTLGFVQLAARSDLTLGQLMMVYQHHERIDGRGYPVGLVGEDIHPWAKLCSVVDVFEALTSHRPYRTPMPKLRALELMERDSGKAFDPEVLACWVEITRSCWHD from the coding sequence ATGACGACAGCGACAAGTAGCTCCTTTATCCCGATCAGTGTCTCGACGCTTGTACCGTCGTTGACCTTTGGGCTGAACTTGTTTCAGTCCGGTGAGCAACAGGATCGACCGGTGCTGTACCGCGGTCAGGACTACCCTTTGACCAATGTCGACCTGCAGCGGCTGCGTGATCGCGGCGTGTCGTTGTTGTACATCGAGCAGCAGGACCGCGAACGTTATCAGCACTACCTGCGGGAGTTGGCCTTTGAATCGGCCGACGATCCCGAGGTCTCCTCGTCGGTCCGCGCTCAAGCGCTCAGTTCCGTCGTCCGCGACGTGTTGGCCAGCGCCTTCGACGGCCAGGACAATAGTGCCACCGTGGCCGCGGCCACGCAACTGGGTTCGGCCACGGCCGAAATCATCTGCGAAGACTCGTTCGCCGCGAAAGATATGTCGCGAGTCTTAAGCCACGACTATGCGACCTTCACCCATAGCACCAACGTGGCCATGTACGCGGGCATTTTGGCCAAGGAACTGGGGCATGACCAAGCCACGATTCAGCTGATTACCACGGGCGGCCTGTTGCATGATCTGGGCAAGCTGGAGATCGATGAACGGATTCTGTGCAAGCCGGGCCGTTTGGATGAAGGGGAATTTCGCGAAGTCAAACGCCATCCCACGCTGGGATTTGTGCAATTGGCCGCACGCAGTGATTTGACCTTAGGGCAGTTGATGATGGTCTACCAACATCACGAACGCATCGATGGTCGAGGCTATCCGGTGGGCCTGGTCGGCGAAGATATCCATCCCTGGGCCAAGCTGTGTTCGGTGGTCGACGTGTTCGAAGCCCTCACCAGCCATCGCCCTTACCGCACACCGATGCCCAAGTTGCGGGCCTTGGAATTAATGGAGCGGGATTCTGGCAAAGCATTTGACCCGGAGGTACTGGCATGTTGGGTAGAGATTACCCGCAGCTGTTGGCACGATTGA
- a CDS encoding tetratricopeptide repeat protein, whose product MIQKNNPRPRYGKRALLTVALLASTGCASGGGPSLASLNPFNKPASTAATATLQDEPSPGITDAVASTAQGARGQVSSMSAAVKSAYSKTTGGIAGLFNGNGGENTVDEAGNKIASDDPLNLSNKPESIGPEVYVANGQLWETSGNLDNAMEKYAKALEIEPTNAPALASIARLKFRQTQYTEAAEYFARATKAAPSDASLYNDWGLTLSKLGQHEEASKTIQKALAISPGTSRYANNLASVQYSAGNPEQALKTLQEHNKAAVAHFNMAYLEFNQGNYDKARVQLTEAIKFEPQAEEDSAVKRAVERSRELLAKLDGPAGQIANVAQAASQTYDAAQQLQQNGQPAEAQPPAAPTGATQAAATSPTASSDAPGTFSLPPDFNVRPAAQTAELPGTKTR is encoded by the coding sequence ATGATCCAAAAAAACAATCCTCGTCCACGCTATGGCAAGCGTGCGTTACTGACCGTCGCACTGCTAGCCTCCACGGGCTGCGCCAGCGGCGGAGGCCCATCGTTGGCCTCGCTCAATCCGTTCAACAAACCCGCCTCCACGGCGGCCACGGCCACACTACAGGACGAGCCCTCGCCGGGTATCACCGACGCGGTGGCCTCCACCGCCCAGGGAGCTCGCGGCCAGGTAAGTTCGATGTCCGCCGCCGTCAAAAGTGCCTACAGCAAGACCACCGGCGGGATCGCTGGTCTGTTCAACGGCAACGGCGGGGAAAACACGGTCGACGAAGCCGGCAATAAAATCGCTTCGGACGACCCGTTGAACCTGAGCAACAAACCCGAATCGATCGGCCCTGAGGTGTACGTCGCCAACGGCCAGCTGTGGGAAACCAGCGGTAACCTCGACAACGCCATGGAAAAGTATGCCAAGGCTTTGGAGATCGAACCGACCAACGCGCCGGCGCTGGCCAGTATCGCTCGGCTGAAATTTCGCCAGACCCAGTACACCGAAGCCGCCGAATACTTTGCCCGCGCCACCAAGGCCGCGCCCAGTGACGCTTCGCTGTACAACGACTGGGGCTTGACCCTGTCGAAACTGGGCCAGCACGAAGAAGCTTCGAAAACGATCCAGAAAGCCCTGGCGATTTCGCCCGGCACCTCGCGCTATGCCAACAACTTGGCGAGCGTCCAATACAGCGCAGGCAATCCCGAACAGGCTTTGAAAACGCTGCAAGAACACAACAAGGCGGCCGTGGCTCACTTCAACATGGCCTACTTGGAATTCAACCAGGGCAACTACGACAAAGCCCGCGTTCAGTTGACCGAAGCGATCAAGTTCGAACCGCAGGCCGAGGAAGACTCGGCGGTCAAACGTGCGGTCGAGCGTTCGCGTGAGTTATTGGCCAAACTCGACGGCCCGGCGGGTCAAATCGCCAACGTCGCGCAAGCCGCTTCGCAAACCTACGACGCCGCGCAACAGCTGCAGCAAAACGGCCAGCCAGCAGAGGCTCAGCCACCAGCGGCCCCGACAGGTGCCACGCAAGCCGCGGCCACCAGTCCGACCGCATCGAGCGACGCTCCCGGCACTTTCAGTTTGCCGCCGGATTTTAACGTGCGGCCCGCGGCCCAAACCGCCGAACTGCCGGGCACCAAGACCCGCTGA
- a CDS encoding DUF2062 domain-containing protein — protein MRRFRGTVRWVTQANDPPHRLALGIALGLFCGLLPLVGLQTVLVLALAWLLGANKAIGLPLTWLTNPATFVPIFYPCYQLGAFLMGTTPVDLQWWQRLAEPPAGSAAMSFYWQSLQEVSAPLLLGSFLLATAVAVAGYYLSLQGIEGLRRAARRRRRGSSARMPVIG, from the coding sequence TTGCGACGGTTCCGCGGCACGGTCCGCTGGGTCACCCAAGCCAACGATCCGCCGCACCGGCTGGCACTGGGCATCGCGTTGGGGCTGTTTTGTGGTCTGCTGCCCTTGGTCGGTTTACAAACCGTGCTGGTGTTGGCGCTGGCCTGGTTGCTGGGGGCCAACAAAGCCATCGGGCTGCCGCTGACCTGGCTGACCAATCCCGCCACGTTTGTGCCGATTTTCTACCCCTGCTATCAGCTGGGGGCTTTTTTGATGGGGACGACTCCGGTGGACCTGCAGTGGTGGCAGCGACTGGCCGAACCGCCGGCGGGGTCCGCAGCCATGTCGTTTTATTGGCAATCGCTGCAAGAGGTGTCGGCGCCTTTGCTGTTGGGCAGCTTTTTGTTGGCTACCGCGGTGGCTGTGGCGGGCTATTACCTGTCGCTTCAGGGGATTGAAGGGCTACGCCGTGCGGCACGACGGCGGCGTCGAGGCAGCTCAGCACGGATGCCCGTC
- a CDS encoding beta-ketoacyl-ACP synthase III, translated as MGQLLGVRMAATGSYVPEQIVTNEDLDALGCDSEWIVRRTGIRERRKAADDQATSDMAYEAALRCMQEAGVTADQIDLIVVATMTPDHPTPSAACHLQRRLGAIAPAMDVNAACAGFMYGLVTGAQFVASGSSRCVLVVGVDLMSRTIDPADKKTYPLFGDAAGAAILVPDAPEAAGILSYQLGSEGCGGEMLCIPAGGSRKALSPEAWAAGEQYLQMDGRNVFKWAVRLIAESSNDVLHDAGLEAQQLSLVVLHQANQRIIDSAVSDLAVNADCVFVNLDRYGNTSGASIPLALDEAIRGGKLQRGDYVLLCGFGSGLAWGTAVLRW; from the coding sequence ATGGGGCAGCTGTTAGGGGTGCGGATGGCCGCCACTGGTTCTTACGTGCCTGAACAAATTGTTACCAACGAAGATCTGGATGCGTTGGGCTGTGACAGCGAATGGATCGTGCGGCGCACGGGAATCCGCGAGCGTCGCAAGGCGGCCGACGATCAGGCCACCAGCGATATGGCTTATGAAGCGGCCCTGCGGTGTATGCAGGAAGCCGGGGTGACGGCCGATCAAATCGATTTGATCGTGGTTGCCACGATGACGCCGGATCATCCCACGCCTTCGGCCGCCTGCCACCTGCAGCGGCGACTCGGCGCGATCGCGCCGGCCATGGACGTCAACGCCGCCTGCGCCGGATTTATGTACGGGCTGGTGACCGGCGCGCAGTTTGTGGCCTCGGGCAGTTCTCGATGTGTGTTGGTGGTCGGCGTGGATTTGATGAGTCGGACGATCGATCCGGCTGACAAAAAAACCTATCCACTGTTTGGCGATGCCGCGGGCGCAGCGATCCTGGTTCCCGATGCCCCGGAAGCCGCCGGGATCTTGTCGTATCAATTGGGCAGCGAAGGCTGTGGCGGGGAGATGCTGTGTATTCCTGCCGGTGGGAGTCGCAAGGCGTTGAGTCCCGAAGCCTGGGCGGCCGGTGAACAGTATCTGCAGATGGACGGCCGCAATGTGTTTAAATGGGCCGTGCGGTTGATCGCCGAAAGCTCGAACGATGTGTTGCACGACGCCGGCCTGGAAGCTCAACAGTTAAGTCTGGTGGTGCTGCATCAGGCCAATCAGCGGATCATCGATTCGGCCGTCAGTGATCTGGCGGTGAATGCCGATTGTGTGTTTGTCAATCTGGATCGCTATGGCAATACCAGCGGAGCCAGTATTCCGCTGGCGTTGGACGAAGCGATTCGCGGTGGCAAGCTGCAGCGCGGCGACTATGTGTTGTTGTGCGGATTCGGTTCGGGGTTGGCGTGGGGCACCGCCGTCTTGCGTTGGTAA